Genomic DNA from Methanobrevibacter millerae:
CTTCTAAAAAGTATATAGACGCCTTAAGGCAGCTGGACATTGAGGTTGTAAAGGAGTACCATTGGGGAGCTTCAAGACAGCCCTGCGACTATGAAGAGGAGTTATTAAAGCTGGCTAATGAAGGTTATAAGGCAGCGGAAATCGCTGAAATGCTTGACATTACCGTCAACAGGGTTTATTACCTGCTTAGAAGAAATAAGACCAAGCTGGACACCAATACGAAAAAATATGATTATGAAGAGGTTAAGTCTTTAAGGGAATCCGGCCTCAAGCCCCGTGAAATATCCGAAAAGCTGAACATTCCTCTCAGAAGCGTTTATTATATTTTAAACAATAAATAGCTATTTTAATTCCACCAAAGCATCATTAATCATCATAAGTTCTGGCGAAATTGATTGTCATGTCTTTATCGCTTAATAACTACCTAACTTGCTTTATTTTTTCAGAATTTTTTCACAAATAATATATGTTATTTTAAATAAAAAATATATCATTAAAAGATTTATTATGGAGGAAAAAATTTGTTAAACAAAAAATTGATGATACTAACAATCATTCTTGTTTCATTATTTGCTGTTTCGGCAGTCAGTGCCGCAGATGATGCTGCAAGTGAGGTTGTTAGCGTTGAAGAAAATCAGGTAATTTTAAGTGAAAATAATGATGTTGGAACTTTTGATGACCTTCAAAGTGAGATAGATAATGCAACAGAAGGTTCTGTTTTAAATCTAACAAGAGATTATAATGGAGCTTATGGTTCCAGAATCCAATTGAATAAAAATTTAACTATAGATGGTCAGGGACATACCCTTGACTGTTTAGGTAAAGGTGGCTGCAGCGCATTTTATTCAAATAGTGGAACTATAACCTTGAAAAATCTCAAAATAATTAACGGACACAACGATTTTAATAATAAGGGCGGTGCTATTTATATTGAAGGTTCTGCTCAATACACAATTATAAACTGTACTTTTAACAATAATTGGGCAGATGACTACGGCGGTGCAATATACAATGGCGTAGATAAACCTTTAACCATTATAAACAGTAGTTTCGATAAAAATACTGCAGATGATGATAATGGTGGAGCGATATACTCCAAAGGAGATTTGGATATTATAAATTCCACATTCACATCCAACAATGCAGACGACGATGGTGGAGCAATTTATTGTGAAAAATCCGTATCTGTTGAAAATTCTTTATTTGAAAAAAATAAGGCCAAGGTTGATGGAGGTGCAATTTATAGTAAAAATAATGTCACTGTAACAAAAAATACCAGATTTTATAGTAATAATGCAACGGGTGCAACTTCTGCTCAATGTTACGGCGGTGCCATACGAAGTGAAGGTAATGTTGAAGTTGAAGGATCTAGCTTTAACGATAATATAGCTGGTGATTATGGTGGTGCAATATATGCAAAATCCGCTTCCATATCTTCAGCTAGATTTGAAAGAAATAAGGCAGATGATAATTATGGAGGAGCAGTTTACGTTGAGGATTCTGTTGATGCTATAAGTACCACATTCTCCTCTAATCATGCTGGTGATCATGGTGGTGCAATATATAGTAAAAACAGGATCTTTGCAAAAAATACTAGGTTTACTTCTAATTATGCACGTCATAAGGGTTCTTCTGTGCGATGTGAAGGTGATGTTATAATTGAAGACTGTTATTCTGCTTATAATTGGGCATATAATCAGGGTTCAATAGCCGCCGCTGGAGATATATATATTAAAAATTCTGAATTCCGAAAGGACAGGGTAACTAACTTTGGTGCAGCAGTTTATGGTGAAAAAAATATATATGTTGACAATGGTTATTTTTCCGAGTGTCACGCTCAAGAAAAAGGCGGTGCAATATATTGTAAAAATAACGTCATTGCAGTAAATTCTAGATTTGATGGCAATGTTGTATATTATTCCTGGGAAGAGGATTCTTGGAAAAATGAAGGTGGTGCAATATATAGTAAAGGTGATGTTGCAATTGACAATTGTTATTTTATTCGCAATGAGGCTCGTGAGGCTGGTGGTGCAATTTATGCAGACACTATAACTTGGGGGAATTCATCTTCAGAGTTCAGAGATAATTATGCTACATATACTGGGGGTGGTGCAATATATGTAAATAAATTCAACACTGATGTAAAATATGGTATTTTTATTAATAATTACATTAGCGCTTATAAAGTTGAAAAGGATGGGGGAGCAATCTATATAAACAAGGAAAATCATGTTACATTTTCCCATTGTTATTTTGAAAATAATCGCTGTACTGATGAAGGCGGAGCAATCTATTTAGATTCCACAAAGTCCCATTTGACCTTAGAATATAATATTTTCATTAACAATAAGGCAAATGATAAGGGAAACATTGTATACAATAAAGGTACGTATGATAAAATCCATAATAACTGGTATGGAAGCAACTCTTTTGATTTTTCAAATGAACTTGTAGAATATAATACTTGGGGAAGTGATAAAAGCCATGAAGATGATGAACAGGTCATTGTTGAATTATCTTTAGATGAAAATCCTATTGCAGGTCAGCCATCCACAGTAATTGTTACTTTCATTTCCGATGGCGAATTGTTCAATTATGGTGCGGGCTTCCGTGCAGATAATGGTGCAAAACTTACCAATAAAAAAACTGGAAATAATACTGTTACTTCAGATATTGCATTTGATGACGGCATTACAACTGTAACTGCTACTGTCAATCGTCAGGTCTTAAAATTATCATATTCTTATTCTAAACAAAACGTTACAATGGATATTACTGCACAGGAAATTAGTTTTGGTGATAATGCCACTGTAAATGTTATTTTAACACCAGATAATGCTACAGGCAAGGTCAGTGTTGGAAATATTTTTTCCACTATTGTAAACGGCACTGCCACTCTTATTATTCCGGATTTATCTGCAGGCAATCAGACTTTACTCGTTAGTTATTCAGGGGATGGAGTATATAAAGCTAAACAGGAAAATGTGACTATTACTGTTAATCGTAAAAATTTAAACATTGATGCCAGTGCAAAACCAATAGTGAAAGGTGATAATGCTACAGTTATTGTAACTGGTTTGGAACGTGCTACAGGCAATGTCACCGTTACTATCAACAATGCTGATTGGACCGGTGAAATCAGAAATGGAACCGCCACTATCATTATTCCAGGATTAAACCAAAATACAACTGCAAATGTTACCTATCTAGGTGATGCCAATTATATTAATGCTTCCACTACAGTTTATATTATTGTTAATCCTGTTAAGATGAATTTAACTATTATTGCCAGTGCTGATCCTATTATGCTTAGTGAGGATGCCATTGTTGTTGTTACCGGTTTGGAAAATGCTACCGGAAATGTCACTGTTACTATTGGCGGTGATGAGTGGTATGGTGAAATTAATAATGGTACGGCCACTGTTATTGTTACAGGATTGAAGCTGAATGCCACTGCTGGTGTTTTTTATGCTGGTGATTATTTATACAATAATGCATCAACCACAGTTAACATCACTGTTACTCCGACAATTTTTGTTTGGTATGTAAATGGAAGTAAAGAATCCAGCGGCAATGGAACAACACCTGATACTGCATTTAAAACATTGAAAGAAGCATTAAGAAAAGCACCTGAGAACAGTACAATTTATATTGCACCGGGAACATACACCGGAGAAAATAATATAAATTTAACTATTAATAAAAATAATTTAACATTAGTTAATTATGGTGCTGGTGAAGTAATCTTTGATGCACAATCTGGTAGTAGAATCTTGACTGTTAACGCAGGAAGGATAAATATCACAGGTTTAACATTTAAAAATGGAAAAGAAGAATATGTCTGTGGTGCGATTTTCTTTAATCAGACACTTAATAACTCATACATAAATGCCATTTTTATAGATAATAATGTTGTTGATGGTCTTGCCGGTGCAATCGGATTTTATGCAGATGTCATCAACACAGATATAAATTCAGTTTTTATAAATAACAGTGTAAATAATGGTTATGGCGGTGCAATTTTCTTTAATGGAAATTTAAACAATGTAAATATATCTGGAAATTATACTGCCAATAAAGCAGATGATTATGGTGGTGCAATTCTCTTTAATGGAGATTTAAACAATGTATGTATATCTGGAAATTATACTGCCAACATAGCAGATGATAGCGGTGGTGCGATTTTCTTTAATGGAAATTTAAATGATGTTAATATAAGCGGATATTATAACAATAACCAGGCAAATGATACTGGAGGAGTATTCTTATTTACTAATAATTTAACTAATGTTATCATATCTGGAGAGTACAGCAATAATGTTGCCAGATTTTGTGCAGTATACTATATGAGCGAATTTGCAACAATAAATAATTCCTGTATATCCGGAGATTACTATAATAACTCTGCAAGTTATTGTGTTGTACTTTTAATAGAAGGAATAATAAGCAATTCCAACATATCCGGAAACTATTTCAATAACCATGCGATAATGGGCATTGACATTATAGGAGAAGCACATAACGTCAAAATTTCCGGAAATTACATAAATAATAATATTTCTAATGGAAGTGCGATTTATATTGGGTATTTTGATGAAAATTCCGTTATTCATGACTCTATTTTCATAAACAATACAATAGATGATGAATTGATTATTGATGTGGAATCAGGTTCTGTTTTATCTGTCAATAACTGGTTTGGAAATAATGCCACCAATTACAATATAAAACCGAAAGTCAGTGAAAATGTAACTATGGTTAATTGGCTATTTTTAAATGCAACAACCAATATAACTTCTGAAATTGCAGTAAACGAAACAGCTGAAATTACTTTTAAATTATACGCATATAACAGTACTTCAGGAGAAATTAAGGAATATGATGCATCAGAAATGAATATAGAACTAGATTTATCACAAAGGAGTGGTGCATTAAATCAAACAACTGCTTTAATTAATCAAGCAATATTATATACGTGTGGAGAAGAAGGGATTGCGAGTGTAACCTGTAAATTTGAAACTGCCTCATACACTATTATTTTAGCCAAACAATCAACTGAGATTATTATTAATGAAACAGAAATGACATTAAAGGTTAATGATTCTGTTTCTGCTGGTGCAACTTTGAATCCTCCTGAAGCGGGCAATTTAACTTATGCTTCAAGTGATGCTGGTGTTGCTGTTGTTGAAAATGGTGTTATTAAATGTTTAAATGAAGGTACGGCCATTATTACTGTTAGTTTTGCGGGTAATGATGAATATGCTCCTGCTGCAAGTAAAAACATTACTGTTTATGTTGATAAAAGAATTCCTGTCATCATTGCAAGTGCTGATGTCACTGAGAACATAGTCACCATTCATGTGGATATCGACGGATATGATGGATGGATTTCAATGAACCTCTTTGATTCACTGATTTACTTGCCTATCAGCTCTTCTTTAAATTTCACGCAGAGTTTAGCTCCTGGAACCTATAACGTCAACATAACCTCATTAGGTAATTATATGTTCTATTCAGGTTCAGAAATATTGACATTCACTGTTCCTGAGCCGGAAAAACTCAACACTTCCATTTCAGCACAGTCCAGCGTAAATGAAAACACTGTCACAATCACCGTTGACGTTGATTCAAACGCTTCCGGTTTGGTTGAAATAAGTATTGCTGGTAGGGAATATTATGTTCCAGTAGTAAACGGCACTGCCGTATTCATCAATGATTATTCCAGTGGAAACTACGTTGCTGATGTGACTTACATTGGTGATGGAATTTACAACCCAAATGCTACAAAAACCGAATTCAGCATTGTTGGACAAGTCAAGGAAAATACAACAATCGCTTTGGATGTGGATGTCGTTGAAAATAACGTTACATACACTGTCAATGTTGATAAGGATGCAACAGGTCTTGTCAAATTCGAATTGTCAGGTGATGAAGCGAATGTTGTCTATGTTGATGTTAAAGACGGTCAGGCAGTTCTTGATGTTCTTTTAGAATCTGGAAACTACACGGTAGTTGCTACATACCTTGGAAATGACAGATTCAACACCAACATCACATACAAAGAATTCACAGTTATCGGACATGTTAAAAAAGACACGCCAATAACTGCAGAAGCTGATGTAAACGGTTATAAAGTTACAATCACTGTTGATGTGGTTTCTGATGCTACAGGTTTTGTCAAACTCCAATTCGGTGATACAATTGCAAATGTTGAACTGGAAAACGGTAAAGGAACATACACAACAACATTGCCTGCTGGAAGCTATAATGTAGATTTAACTTACCTCGGTGATGAAAACTACAATAAAAACAGCACACAAACAGCATTTACAGTAACAGATCCTGCAAAAGAAAACACTACTATTGGTCTTGAGATTGCCGTAGATGAGAACATGGCATTGTTTAATGCAAGTGTTGATAAATCTGCCAGCGGTCTTGTCAAGTTCCAAGTGTTCAGTAAGGAATCCGGTGAAAACCAAACATTCTACATGGGTGTGGAAAATGGCGAAGCAATATCCTCCATGTTATTTGAAAAAGGAAACTACACTGTAATTGCAACTTATATGGGTGATGACGTATTCAACACCAATACCACTTCCAAAGACTTTGAAATTATAGGTCATGTGATGAAAGATACTCCGATTACTGCTGAAGCTGATGTAAACGGATATAAAGTTACAGTCACAGTAAATGTGGATGATGATGCTACTGGATTTGTAGAGGTCAAATACGACGATACCATAGTTAATATTGCATTAACAAACGGAACAGGAACATATACTACCACATTGCCTGCTGGAAGCTACAATGTAGATTTAACTTACCTTGGTGATGAAAACTACAATTCAAACAGCACAAAATTATCTTTCAGCATAGCAGATCCAGTAAAAGAAAACACATCAATTAGTTTGGATGTGGAAACGGTTGAAAATACTGCAATATTCACAGTTAATGTGGATAAGGATGCAACAGGACTTGTCAAATTCGAAGTGTCAAGCGATGAAGCAAGTGTTGTCTATGTTGATGTTAAAGACGGTCAGGCAGTTCTTGATGTTCTTTTAGATGCTGGAAATCACACTGTTGTTGCCACGTATATGGGAGATGACAGGTTCAACACCAACATCACATATAAGGAATTCACAGTCCTTGGACACGTTAAAAAAGACACTGCCATTGATGTGAAAGCTGATACCAACTACAACAAAGTCACAATCACAGTGAATGTGGATTCAAATGCAACAGGATTTGTTAAATTAAGCATTGGCGACACTGTTGCCAATATCGAAATCGAAAATGGTGTTGCAACATTTACCACTACATTGCCTGCAGGAAGCTACTATGTACAGGCAACTTATCTTGGTGATGAGGACTACAATGCAAACAGCACACAAACAACATTTACTATAACTGAAGCGGCAAAACAAAACACTGCTATTGGTCTTGATATTAGTGTAGATGAGAACATGGTATTGTTTAATGTAAGTGTTGATAAATCTGCCAGTGGTCTTGTCAAGTTCCAAGTGTTGAGTAAGGAATCTGGTGAAAACCGAACATTCTATGTGGATGTGGAAAATGGTGCAGCAGTCTCTTCTATGTTATTTGAAAAAGGAAATTACACTGTAATTGCAACTTATATGGGCGATGATGTATTCAATTCCAATAATACTTCCAAAGACTTTGAAATTATAGGTCATGTGATGAAAGACACGCCGATTACTGCAGAAGCTGATGTAAACGGATATAAAGTTACAATTACTGTTGATGTGGATGATGATGCTACT
This window encodes:
- a CDS encoding Ig-like domain-containing protein, which produces MLNKKLMILTIILVSLFAVSAVSAADDAASEVVSVEENQVILSENNDVGTFDDLQSEIDNATEGSVLNLTRDYNGAYGSRIQLNKNLTIDGQGHTLDCLGKGGCSAFYSNSGTITLKNLKIINGHNDFNNKGGAIYIEGSAQYTIINCTFNNNWADDYGGAIYNGVDKPLTIINSSFDKNTADDDNGGAIYSKGDLDIINSTFTSNNADDDGGAIYCEKSVSVENSLFEKNKAKVDGGAIYSKNNVTVTKNTRFYSNNATGATSAQCYGGAIRSEGNVEVEGSSFNDNIAGDYGGAIYAKSASISSARFERNKADDNYGGAVYVEDSVDAISTTFSSNHAGDHGGAIYSKNRIFAKNTRFTSNYARHKGSSVRCEGDVIIEDCYSAYNWAYNQGSIAAAGDIYIKNSEFRKDRVTNFGAAVYGEKNIYVDNGYFSECHAQEKGGAIYCKNNVIAVNSRFDGNVVYYSWEEDSWKNEGGAIYSKGDVAIDNCYFIRNEAREAGGAIYADTITWGNSSSEFRDNYATYTGGGAIYVNKFNTDVKYGIFINNYISAYKVEKDGGAIYINKENHVTFSHCYFENNRCTDEGGAIYLDSTKSHLTLEYNIFINNKANDKGNIVYNKGTYDKIHNNWYGSNSFDFSNELVEYNTWGSDKSHEDDEQVIVELSLDENPIAGQPSTVIVTFISDGELFNYGAGFRADNGAKLTNKKTGNNTVTSDIAFDDGITTVTATVNRQVLKLSYSYSKQNVTMDITAQEISFGDNATVNVILTPDNATGKVSVGNIFSTIVNGTATLIIPDLSAGNQTLLVSYSGDGVYKAKQENVTITVNRKNLNIDASAKPIVKGDNATVIVTGLERATGNVTVTINNADWTGEIRNGTATIIIPGLNQNTTANVTYLGDANYINASTTVYIIVNPVKMNLTIIASADPIMLSEDAIVVVTGLENATGNVTVTIGGDEWYGEINNGTATVIVTGLKLNATAGVFYAGDYLYNNASTTVNITVTPTIFVWYVNGSKESSGNGTTPDTAFKTLKEALRKAPENSTIYIAPGTYTGENNINLTINKNNLTLVNYGAGEVIFDAQSGSRILTVNAGRINITGLTFKNGKEEYVCGAIFFNQTLNNSYINAIFIDNNVVDGLAGAIGFYADVINTDINSVFINNSVNNGYGGAIFFNGNLNNVNISGNYTANKADDYGGAILFNGDLNNVCISGNYTANIADDSGGAIFFNGNLNDVNISGYYNNNQANDTGGVFLFTNNLTNVIISGEYSNNVARFCAVYYMSEFATINNSCISGDYYNNSASYCVVLLIEGIISNSNISGNYFNNHAIMGIDIIGEAHNVKISGNYINNNISNGSAIYIGYFDENSVIHDSIFINNTIDDELIIDVESGSVLSVNNWFGNNATNYNIKPKVSENVTMVNWLFLNATTNITSEIAVNETAEITFKLYAYNSTSGEIKEYDASEMNIELDLSQRSGALNQTTALINQAILYTCGEEGIASVTCKFETASYTIILAKQSTEIIINETEMTLKVNDSVSAGATLNPPEAGNLTYASSDAGVAVVENGVIKCLNEGTAIITVSFAGNDEYAPAASKNITVYVDKRIPVIIASADVTENIVTIHVDIDGYDGWISMNLFDSLIYLPISSSLNFTQSLAPGTYNVNITSLGNYMFYSGSEILTFTVPEPEKLNTSISAQSSVNENTVTITVDVDSNASGLVEISIAGREYYVPVVNGTAVFINDYSSGNYVADVTYIGDGIYNPNATKTEFSIVGQVKENTTIALDVDVVENNVTYTVNVDKDATGLVKFELSGDEANVVYVDVKDGQAVLDVLLESGNYTVVATYLGNDRFNTNITYKEFTVIGHVKKDTPITAEADVNGYKVTITVDVVSDATGFVKLQFGDTIANVELENGKGTYTTTLPAGSYNVDLTYLGDENYNKNSTQTAFTVTDPAKENTTIGLEIAVDENMALFNASVDKSASGLVKFQVFSKESGENQTFYMGVENGEAISSMLFEKGNYTVIATYMGDDVFNTNTTSKDFEIIGHVMKDTPITAEADVNGYKVTVTVNVDDDATGFVEVKYDDTIVNIALTNGTGTYTTTLPAGSYNVDLTYLGDENYNSNSTKLSFSIADPVKENTSISLDVETVENTAIFTVNVDKDATGLVKFEVSSDEASVVYVDVKDGQAVLDVLLDAGNHTVVATYMGDDRFNTNITYKEFTVLGHVKKDTAIDVKADTNYNKVTITVNVDSNATGFVKLSIGDTVANIEIENGVATFTTTLPAGSYYVQATYLGDEDYNANSTQTTFTITEAAKQNTAIGLDISVDENMVLFNVSVDKSASGLVKFQVLSKESGENRTFYVDVENGAAVSSMLFEKGNYTVIATYMGDDVFNSNNTSKDFEIIGHVMKDTPITAEADVNGYKVTITVDVDDDATGFVEVKYGDTVINIALTNGTGVYTTTLPVGSYNVDLAYLGDENYNKNSTKLSFNIADPVKENTTISLDVQTIENNVLFTVNVDNNATGLVKFELSGDEANVVYVDVKDGQAVLDVLLESGDYSVVATYMGDDRFNSNITSESFTVKGHVKKDTPISADADVNGNKVTITVNVDENATGFVTLKQSGSVIYLAVENGVATYAITLPAGSYNVEVTYLGDDDYNENSTRLLFTVVEAAKENTPIIFNVSIVEDNATFTVNVNLEATGIVKFEVSGAENYTVYADVLNGVAVLDNVLQSGDYTVVATYMGDDRFNSNSTMESFTVLGHIKLNTSINCDVVVNDYDVTLTVNVNESSATGFVEINIAGKTYYVPVENGKAIFAADFLAGNYMGNAKYLGDDYFNPATTLIYFNVAEKNVTLENTSIEVIVSSVDNDVSIVAVVNSSATGLVEFIIDDTVVYLPIDNGECGYELVLPAGEYNVTVTYLGDSKFNPNSTTEEFVVYDHIKLNTSINC